The Setaria viridis chromosome 6, Setaria_viridis_v4.0, whole genome shotgun sequence genome contains a region encoding:
- the LOC117860374 gene encoding uncharacterized protein, translated as MKSNTVLTVLTAAAIGFIIGVSFPVQITPKVFPSSIGDGNCTSRSNILGRFSTPFRNNASTVDGTPLPMSNATSENVVSPAKPKGADRLPPNIVVRESDLHLRRLWGDPREDTPTRKYLLALTVGYSEKVNVNATVHKFSENFDIMLFHYDGRTTEWDEFEWSKQAIHFSARKQAKWWYAKRFLHPSIVAPYEYIFIWDQDLGTETFDAEEYIKIVKKHGLEISQPGMDITRGAKTYDINVRVSDNEMHKSTSAGGCGTDVHRRPCSGFVEVNSPVFSREAWTCVWHMIQSDLVHGWGLDWNFWRCVDDPEEQMGVVDVQYVAHHEGFTLGDSGDVDGSRWKVRLRASDEFRMFNARMQDADDKAQAAAHLVRSEAAPRS; from the exons ATGAAATCAAATACCGTCCTTACAGTGTTGACCGCGGCAGCAATTGGGTTCATCATCGGGGTTTCTTTTCCTGTCCAAATCACACCAAAAGTATTCCCATCGAGCATTGGTGATGGAAACTGCACCTCCCGTAGCAACATACTTGGCAGATTCTCGACGCCATTCAGAAACAACGCTTCAACTGTGGATGGGACTCCACTCCCGATGTCAAATGCCACTTCAGAG AATGTTGTTTCGCCGGCAAAGCCAAAAGGCGCGGACAGGCTACCGCCAAATATCGTAGTACGAGAGTCTGATCTTCACCTGCGCCGGCTGTGGGGAGACCCGCGTGAG GACACGCCGACTCGCAAGTATCTTTTGGCGCTGACAGTTGGTTACAGTGAGAAAGTCAACGTCAATGCGACGGTTCACAAA TTCTCCGAAAATTTCGACATTATGTTATTTCACTACGATGGACGGACAACAGAGTGGGACGAGTTCGAATGGTCCAAGCAGGCCATCCATTTCAGCGCCAGGAAGCAGGCCAAAT GGTGGTATGCCAAGAGGTTCCTGCACCCTAGCATCGTCGCACCGTATGAGTACATCTTCATCTGGGACCAGGACCTCGGCACTGAGACCTTCGACGCGGAGGAGTACATCAAGATTGTGAAGAAGCACGGGCTGGAAATCTCGCAGCCAGGCATGGACATCACCAGGGGGGCGAAGACCTACGACATCAACGTCAGAGTGAGCGACAACGAGATGCACAA ATCGACGTCTGCAGGGGGGTGCGGTACGGACGTGCATAGGCGGCCGTGCAGCGGGTTCGTGGAGGTGAACTCGCCCGTCTTCTCGAGGGAGGCATGGACATGCGTCTGGCACATGATCCAGAGTGACCTGGTTCATGGCTGGGGGCTTGACTGGAATTTCTGGAGATGCGTCGAT GATCCAGAGGAGCAGATGGGCGTGGTGGACGTGCAGTACGTGGCGCATCACGAGGGGTTCACTCTCGGGGACTCCGGGGACGTGGATGGGAGCCGATGGAAGGTGAGGCTCCGGGCGTCGGATGAGTTCCGCATGTTCAATGCGAGAATGCAGGACGCGGATGACAAGGCCCAGGCAGCAGCTCATCTTGTACGATCCGAGGCAGCCCCGCGATCTTAG